In Lolium rigidum isolate FL_2022 chromosome 3, APGP_CSIRO_Lrig_0.1, whole genome shotgun sequence, the genomic window atattaaagataaagcgaaACTGTACAAGCCGATGGTCCAGCTAGACTTATTTCAAGCCTTCCGtctattttttttttataaaataaacACCATACCTTAAAATTTCAATCTCTCACCGCTGACGATACCCATTCCATGATTGTGACTCATAGGAAGATGTGAGAAACCTCTCTAGGCTATGCAAGCGGAGGTCAGCTGACAGTGCTTGTCGGATATTGTAAGGTAGCAGCCGACGCTAACATTCAGGGGATTGATAAGAGATCATACACGCGATGTGGGAGCGTAGTGAAGTACGGGCATGGGAAGGCCCGACAAACCGCATTTACACTGTTGTATGGCAATTGGGAGAAGCATATGACGGCCTATCCAAGTTGCTGGGAGGCGATGGTGGCAAGAAATTTGGGAATGTACCATGCGGTGGAGCCACACCCTTTGGCGACCTGAATTGTTTGAAGATACTCTCGGCCATGCAATGGCTTATGATGCCAACAGACAGTTGTTTCCTCTCGCTTTTGCAGCCAGTTGTTTCCTCTCGCTTTTGCTTTGGTTCAAGCAGAGAATAACATAACAACTGGCAATGGTTAATGCATCAACGGTGGACAAGAAGGAAGGAAAACCAAAGTGCATACTGCATGCCAAGTTGTTTATGCACAATCTAAGTCCACCTCTGAGCTATAGTTGTGAGAACGGATAGCCAAACCATATGCTGCAATTATTGCCAAAAAAAGGAACGAGGTTGTAACAATGTATTTATGTGTCCATTCATCATTAGTTCATTACAGAAAGATAAACTCTGAAGTGCAAAACAACATGGTCTTAGGGATCTAATTACAAACCAAACTGATTGTTGACTATTGTTTCTTTAACCAAAGCATCTTGCTGATATAGCCAGGCACATTTTAAACCTAATGTAGAGTAGCAGGCACAACTATTTATCCTTTTCTCTCTCTCTAGGAATACATAAATGGAGTTATGATAAAAAATAGtgtgttccttttctttttagaTGTAGGATGCTCCTTGATTAACCACAAAAGAGTGATGAGAGAAGACAATTCCAGTTTTAGTATAGGTTAACTCCAAACCTGCAGGAGGCAATAAAAGTTTGTGTGTACCCAAGTAAGCCATATATACTTTAAGAAGTTAACTATATCAAGGTATATGCCCTAATTACTGTTCTATACTGAATTTGTGAATAAGAAGCATGCAAAGATTATGAACAAGAAATATGCACTATTAATAGACTTAGATCATAGGGAAATTCACCAATGAAAAACATTGTATGCTCATCTTACATGATTATGTGATAGCTGGAGGATAGCTCATCTATACTCATCTATACTGAATTAGGTCTGTGATAATAGCCTAATCTGATGAAAGAAACATTTCATATAAAAGACTTCAAAATTATATGATAGCTGGAGGATATAAAATGGACATATATAACTTGAGTAAGTTGTGAACAAACTAATTCCCGAAGAACGCAGCTACAATCAAGGTCTACatgaacagaaaaatgaaaagaaCACCAAAAcataaaatttatttgaggataaAATCAAAGGGGATCCCACTGGTAAAAGAGAGGCTAGTCCTCAAGCAGGAAGATTTACCACAGATATTAATAGTGTGTTCACAACAAGTGAAGAAAGTACCATGAGAATTAGGTTTGTTTAACTAAAACCGATAATTGTTAATATGCAGTTTCAAATATCTTGATAAGATCAGAAATTTAGTCAAAAGTGGAATTGGATATTTATCCCACGCTTCCACTAAAGCACAACCATGAAATGATATCCCAGCAATAGACAGTCACATGGGTTCCAAATAAAACTAGCTAGCTAGCATTATTCATCAAAACAGAAGCAACTGTCCATGGTATTCACTGAAGTCATAGATTAATAACATTACTTGTAGGATTTTCATCGAGCATACCATGCACATTTCACACCTTTGTCATCATGCTCAGCCCATACGGCATGGTTGGTTCTGCCACCACACTTGGCCAACACCACACTGTTACTGCCACTGCACCTGAGTTTCTTTGAGCATCTTGCTCTGCCACTTCTTTTCCAAATGAAGCATGGCAGGCTTACTCTAACGCCCAAGTTGAACGTTGATAAACTGTCAACATTGCAAAAGAAATTTTTCATTAAAGAACACCTTCATCATGTAACCGCTCATTCACATCATTCCAAGATAAACTCTGGTGCTTTTTGGTGACCTCTAAGGTAAACATCATAGCTTAGTTTATTCTAATATGCACGACAAAATAAACATCATGTCCCGATACTTAAGCAATCTAAATTCATATGATTTCACATAATGAGAATATTAGCGGAATTTTTTAAAAtagcatgtactccctccattctgaaatagtctacattctaggtcTAAAATTTGTTCTGAATTAGTCTACATGTTAGCTTTGTAATCAACAACACATAAAAtgaagcaatcctcctctctcttTTGGATGTCATTAAAATTAGTGTAGCTTGGGTTGTTCCCATATCAAACTAGTACTATTAAATGACCTGCTAATTGGTCTTAGAATTTGCAGAATGCAGATTAAAAGAGAACGGATGGAGTATTGCGGAGTGCTAGCAGTGACCTTTTTACCAGCATGAATGCATCAAAGCTCAAATAAATGTGTGTGAgagatactactccctccgttcctttctatagtggccatagatttttggcatttgtttcacaatataaggctgtagcttggcttttttcaattaccccctccaccggtcaactcccacacgacatgcatgaaaaaaaaaatccatacaaaataggaaacaattaattgagattcctaatgcatggccccaaggattgcttagatttaggaagcaatatttttctttccttaattaaacctggctgcacatatatggagagtcaaccagacagATTAGTGGGATTTGTTACGTtaagttaggaagttatcgatttccctaattttagtctgatctcaaatcgttcagccatggggtcttgtgtaaaaaatacacttgcgctaatttccgtgccaaaaatctataggcactgtagaaaggaacggagggagtagcatttaTCATGTCATCTCGTAGGCATAGATACTTCTCTAGATCTTTCTTTTGATTTGCAGAAATTTCTCTTGCTGGACAAGGTTCATTTGATTCAGAATATATTCAGCTGAACATGTAATCTGGAAGAGAGAACTATCATAAAACAGCAATATAGTGATTGCAGTACtaaatagcttacaaaagggcatTGCTTGCTCAATGTTACTACTGTCAAAATGGTATATGCAGTCAGTGGGTTACTGTTAGATATCATAGCATTGTGGTGCTTGCTCAACATTAGTACTAAGTGACATGGCCTATTCAGTCAGGAAATTACTGTTAGATAAAAGATGTGGCGTGCAATGTAGCCATATTTTTTGGAGGGATGAGAAGAATTCGGTTGGTGTTGGGAGCGAGGAGGTGGCACTGGATTCAAGAGAGGGGTACCTGTTGGGTGGCTCTATGACCACGATTGTTCTGCTGCCATTGCAGCTGTCACGGGAGGGATTGATGGTAAGTGGTGAGAGTGCGGGAGAGAGGGCACAGGATGTGAACGGACTTTGTTACAAATTCTAGGGAAGCAGAGAAAAATCATGCCAAGGCATTTGGACCCACCTGCCGGTCCTGCGATTCAGGTGTGATCAACAGAAGGAGCATGAGCGGGAGGCGATGTACCACTGGGATGACATCCACAGGCACCAACTCCCCTTCAATAGTAAAAATAAGATGCTAGCCATGGTTTAATTGGGTTGGGCCGCCTGCCATCCCTTTCTTTTTTTTGGAGAACGGCCGCCTGCCATCCTCCAACTGGGAACGTTCACTAGTAAAACCAAATGGATGCTGCATGTTCTGGCGTGACAAATTAAAATGCATCAACACTGAAGCATATCAGAAACAGAAAGAATTGGAAGCAAGACAGAAGGTTGATTAATACGTAATTCACAGTATTTAGCAAAATGAATAGGTGCATACTACTGTATCACTTAGATGATGGACCTTAGCTAGAAATGCATCGAGCCacaatattttttgtattttcttaAAACAAAAAAAGATTCGATGGCAACAAGGTATATCAGAATATATAAGATAGGAGCGAACAGTCGTACCATTGGAATGTAATGAGTGGTCAATCAAACAGAGGTTCCTGAATCAGAATCTTCATTTTGTCAACGAGAAAGTCAAGCAcatccttccttccttcctttaGAAGCAGCTGTCTTAGCTTGCCAAATGTCGAACCTGGAGGTCTAATGCCCTTCTCTATCATATCTTCAAGTAGAACACAAGCTTGGCTAACCTCACCCTTGTCACACAGCCCATTGATCAGCACCGAAAATGTGTGCATGCTAGGCAGAAACTGCTTCAACCTCATATACTTCCACACCTTCAGTGCCATCTCTACCCTGTCATTGTCACAAAACATCTTTATCATCATGGTATATGTATCAGAGTCTGGTTGGCAACGCTTTATCATACGGCGAAAGACCCTGTATGCTTCGTCATCCTTTCCAAGGCTAATCAGCTTGTTAAGGACGATGTTCCAGGTCCTTGAGTTCGGGGTGATTCCATGGCCTTCCATGTCATCCATGACTCTGAATGCATTCTCAAATTTTTTCACTCTGCAGAATGCAGTGACGAGTGCGTTATAAACCACAACATCTGGTACAATCCCATCCTTCTCCATATCCAAAAATGTTGCAACAGCATCCTCAATCCTGTATTCCACACCATACGTGTGCACTAGCACACTATATATGAAGGTTGTTGGTTGGCAGCCCCTGGTGCTCATGTCCTGCACCACAAGGACGGCTTCTTCAACACGGCCCGTCTTACACAGAGAATCaaccatgatgccatacgtgactATGTCAGGTTGGCAACCTGCATCAAGCATCTCACTGTAGACCTCTCGCATCTTTGGGAGATTAGGCGCTCTCCCCCAGCCCTCAAGCAAGATGCTATAGGTCTTGGCATCAGGGCTGAACCGGCCGTTCATCTTGTCAAAGATCTCCTGCGCCTTGCGCACATTCTTAGACTTGCACAGCGCACCAAGCAGGCTGTTGAAAGCGGCGAGGTTGGGTACCACACCGTACTTCTCCATGACATTGAATGTGTAAACAGCTTCATCGACCTTCTGAGCCCGGGCATACTTGCGCATGATGATGCCAAAGGTCTCGACATTGACCACACCCTCCCTGCGCATGATGGCAACAACATCCCACATGAGCTGGTACTGGCGGATCTTGGCGAGGGATGTGACCACCGTGTGGTAGGAGCGGACAGTATGGGCACAGCCCCCACGCTTCTGCTTGCGTGTCCACTCGAAGAACCTGTATGCGAGCATGCCAGCGTTGTCAAGACGCTCGAGGACACGCTCGGCGACATCGGGGGTGACACGGAGGTCGCAGTGATCGAGCTCGATCTCGAGCCCAGAGGCGTGCCGACAGGAGATGATGAGCTTGCAGAGGCGCTTGGCCGGGTCAAAAGCCTCCACGGCGAGGTCGTTTCCTCCAACCCCGCTGCTAAGCATTCTGGTGAACACCTTGCGTGCCTCCGAACAGGTGTGGCTGAATCCGGCCATGCCGCTATCGGCACTTTCACAAGCAGCTGTGGTCCAGCTCCGAGATAATAATCGTACTCCACTAGTCCACTGGCTCACCAAGGTCAGATATCCAAGACCAAGAGGCGAAGTGCaccccggcggccggcggccggcggcgactgGGCAATCACCGTGCAGGAGTATATCTCGTGAACTGGAATGCTTCGGCCAAGCCCATTTAGGGCAACACGTAAGCTGAAATGCTTCGGCTAATCCAATCGAATGGGCTCACTGGACTATGAGCTCTTATAAAGGCCGAAAAGGGTAAAGCCCGTGTAGCCGTCCTTGCCCAAAACTCAGCAAAGACCTCAAAGCCCAAGACAAGAGAAGGTCGCCACCGAgagacatggcggcggcggcggcggcggctgataaGTCCCCGGAGGAGCTCCTATGCGCGGCGGCGTCGGCAGGCAACAAGGATGATATTTCTGAGCTCATCTCCTCTGGCGCTGACCCCACCTACTTCGACGCTTCCGGCATGACGCCACTCATGCACGCGGCCACCGGTGGCCACGCCGCCGCCACGCGGCTCCTCCTCGACGCCGGTGCGCCCTGGAACGCACTCTCCCCTTCGGGTCTCTCCGCGGGCGACCTTACCTCCGACCCACCCACGTACGACCTCCTCCTCGACCACGCCCTG contains:
- the LOC124700613 gene encoding pentatricopeptide repeat-containing protein At1g77360, mitochondrial: MAGFSHTCSEARKVFTRMLSSGVGGNDLAVEAFDPAKRLCKLIISCRHASGLEIELDHCDLRVTPDVAERVLERLDNAGMLAYRFFEWTRKQKRGGCAHTVRSYHTVVTSLAKIRQYQLMWDVVAIMRREGVVNVETFGIIMRKYARAQKVDEAVYTFNVMEKYGVVPNLAAFNSLLGALCKSKNVRKAQEIFDKMNGRFSPDAKTYSILLEGWGRAPNLPKMREVYSEMLDAGCQPDIVTYGIMVDSLCKTGRVEEAVLVVQDMSTRGCQPTTFIYSVLVHTYGVEYRIEDAVATFLDMEKDGIVPDVVVYNALVTAFCRVKKFENAFRVMDDMEGHGITPNSRTWNIVLNKLISLGKDDEAYRVFRRMIKRCQPDSDTYTMMIKMFCDNDRVEMALKVWKYMRLKQFLPSMHTFSVLINGLCDKGEVSQACVLLEDMIEKGIRPPGSTFGKLRQLLLKEGRKDVLDFLVDKMKILIQEPLFD